One window from the genome of Kineosporia corallincola encodes:
- a CDS encoding ABC transporter ATP-binding protein, giving the protein MTTNPTTEFAVQARGLRRTYGKGSGAYEAVRGVDLDVRTGSITALLGTNGAGKTSTLEVIEGLAAPSGGTVRVLGLDPVADRAAVRRRTGVLLQRSGFSGDLTVRETLRLWGGTLSAPRPVDDMLAMLSLERRADTRVLSLSGGEARRVDLACTLMGDPELVVLDEPTTGLDPESRREVWHLVSALRERGATVLVTTHYLDEAEHLADRIEILHAGRIVRSGTPTQIAAGHPSRISFVRLPGRLAVPALPGVTDVAEEAGRTTLHTADLQRTLGELLSWAARHDVRLDGLDARSPSLESVFLAVADGRDPNPTTPSPILEGSHR; this is encoded by the coding sequence ATGACGACGAACCCCACCACCGAGTTCGCGGTGCAGGCCCGCGGGCTGCGGCGCACCTACGGAAAGGGCTCCGGGGCCTACGAGGCCGTGCGCGGTGTCGACCTCGACGTCCGCACCGGGTCGATCACCGCGCTGCTGGGCACCAACGGCGCCGGCAAGACGTCCACCCTGGAGGTGATCGAGGGCCTGGCCGCGCCCTCCGGCGGCACCGTGCGGGTGCTCGGCCTCGACCCGGTCGCCGACCGCGCCGCCGTGCGCCGCCGCACCGGGGTGCTGCTCCAGCGCAGCGGGTTCTCCGGCGACCTCACGGTGCGCGAGACCCTGCGCCTGTGGGGCGGCACGCTCAGCGCCCCGCGCCCGGTCGACGACATGCTGGCCATGCTGTCGCTGGAACGCCGCGCCGACACCCGGGTGCTGTCGCTGTCCGGCGGTGAGGCCCGCCGCGTCGACCTGGCCTGCACCCTGATGGGCGACCCGGAGCTGGTCGTGCTCGACGAGCCGACCACCGGCCTGGACCCGGAGAGCCGCCGCGAGGTCTGGCACCTGGTCTCGGCCCTGCGCGAGCGCGGCGCCACCGTGCTGGTCACCACCCACTACCTGGACGAGGCCGAGCACCTGGCCGACCGGATCGAGATCCTGCACGCCGGGCGGATCGTCCGCTCCGGCACCCCCACCCAGATCGCCGCCGGGCACCCGTCGCGGATCAGCTTCGTGCGGCTGCCCGGCCGGCTCGCCGTTCCGGCCCTGCCCGGCGTCACCGACGTGGCCGAGGAGGCCGGCCGGACCACGCTGCACACCGCCGACCTCCAGCGCACGCTGGGCGAGCTGCTCAGCTGGGCGGCCCGGCACGACGTGCGGCTGGACGGGCTGGACGCCCGCAGCCCGTCGCTGGAGTCGGTCTTCCTGGCCGTCGCCGACGGCCGCGACCCGAACCCCACCACCCCGTCCCCGATCCTGGAGGGAAGCCACCGATGA
- a CDS encoding ABC transporter permease, translated as MTTTTFSPARTAHLARWNATLLSRNRLALTYALVMPLAPLLILRTGEPGDPAVGASAVGLMLLLAGLFPVYYNILSQFVSRRDELVLKRMRTGEARDGELLAGIALPGVLCALAVCAVAVPVAVAAGQRMPVNIALFAVGCLLAAVMFAALAYWTAAWTRSAEAAQLTSMPVIILASLGPFVSAGVSDAVREIVSYTPGAALTELVRVAWFGFDGHDAATSTLDLAGTWGAAAQPLAVTAAWTVLAVLLASRSLRWEPRA; from the coding sequence ATGACCACCACCACCTTCTCCCCGGCGCGCACCGCACACCTGGCCCGCTGGAACGCCACGCTGCTGAGCCGCAACCGCCTGGCCCTGACCTACGCGCTGGTGATGCCGCTCGCCCCGCTGCTGATCCTGCGCACGGGTGAGCCCGGCGACCCGGCGGTCGGCGCCTCCGCCGTCGGCCTGATGCTGTTGCTGGCCGGGCTCTTTCCGGTCTACTACAACATCCTGTCGCAGTTCGTCAGCCGTCGCGACGAGCTGGTGCTCAAGCGGATGCGCACCGGCGAGGCCCGGGACGGCGAACTGCTGGCCGGCATCGCCCTGCCCGGGGTGCTGTGCGCGCTCGCGGTCTGCGCGGTGGCCGTGCCGGTGGCGGTGGCCGCCGGTCAGCGGATGCCCGTCAACATCGCCCTGTTCGCGGTCGGCTGCCTGCTGGCGGCCGTGATGTTCGCGGCTCTGGCCTACTGGACCGCGGCCTGGACCCGCAGCGCCGAGGCCGCCCAGCTGACCAGCATGCCGGTGATCATCCTGGCCTCGCTCGGGCCGTTCGTGTCCGCCGGGGTCTCCGACGCGGTGCGCGAGATCGTGTCGTACACCCCCGGCGCGGCCCTGACCGAGCTGGTGCGCGTGGCCTGGTTCGGGTTCGACGGTCACGACGCCGCCACCTCCACCCTCGACCTGGCCGGCACCTGGGGCGCCGCCGCGCAGCCGCTCGCGGTGACGGCGGCCTGGACCGTCCTGGCCGTTCTCCTGGCGAGCCGGTCGCTGCGGTGGGAGCCACGGGCTTGA
- a CDS encoding sensor histidine kinase — MRFRRPRRWADLSRLERVDLYTRQSLHLVLWLMCLFVLAAVPSREPLLWAGGLVVTALGSSLMNAVVRGYPRIRPFAWRRAAALALACVLYLGLVAVPGQGQVAGTAGVLVAANLAAALGGLPDHRISLGVVLFCTVVVGATSANLAAAVSGVVIGVLVVFTVRVSLWLYGVVSELDEARQTQARLAVAEERLRFSRDVHDVLGRRLSTIAVQAELAATLARRGDSRAADRMMDVRQVAHDSLAEARELARGYRPTNLSQELEGARSLLRSAGIDVGLDIGDVPRAWHEAAGWVVRESVTNVLRHSSATVVRISYRDGELRVENDGVGTSVGTVDGTGAAAGTGSGLRGLGERLAPLGAGVRAGPSGPGRNGWTLVARFPASGPVSASAAPAAPARTVTPDPVDPAETAARARRSAS; from the coding sequence GTGAGGTTCCGCAGACCCCGGCGCTGGGCCGACCTGAGCCGCCTGGAGCGCGTCGACCTCTACACCCGGCAGTCGCTGCACCTGGTGCTCTGGCTGATGTGCCTGTTCGTGCTGGCCGCGGTGCCCTCCCGGGAACCGCTGCTGTGGGCCGGCGGCCTGGTGGTCACCGCGCTCGGGTCGTCGCTGATGAACGCCGTGGTCAGGGGGTACCCGCGGATCCGGCCGTTCGCCTGGCGCCGGGCCGCCGCGCTGGCCCTGGCCTGCGTGCTCTACCTGGGCCTGGTCGCCGTGCCCGGGCAGGGCCAGGTGGCCGGCACGGCGGGGGTGCTGGTGGCCGCGAACCTGGCGGCGGCGCTGGGCGGACTGCCCGACCACCGGATCTCCCTGGGCGTCGTCCTGTTCTGCACCGTGGTGGTGGGGGCGACCAGCGCGAACCTGGCCGCGGCGGTCAGCGGCGTGGTGATCGGCGTCCTGGTGGTGTTCACGGTGCGCGTGTCCCTGTGGCTGTACGGCGTCGTCAGCGAACTCGACGAGGCCCGCCAGACCCAGGCCCGGCTGGCCGTGGCCGAGGAACGGCTGCGGTTCTCCCGCGACGTGCACGACGTGCTCGGCCGCCGGCTGTCCACCATCGCCGTGCAGGCCGAGCTCGCCGCCACCCTGGCCCGGCGCGGCGACAGCCGTGCCGCCGACCGGATGATGGACGTGCGCCAGGTGGCCCACGACTCCCTGGCCGAGGCCCGCGAGCTGGCCCGCGGCTACCGGCCCACCAACCTGTCCCAGGAACTCGAGGGCGCCCGCTCGCTGCTGCGCTCGGCGGGCATCGACGTCGGCCTGGACATCGGCGACGTGCCCCGGGCCTGGCACGAGGCGGCCGGCTGGGTGGTGCGCGAGAGCGTGACCAACGTGCTGCGTCACTCGTCCGCCACGGTGGTGCGGATCTCCTACCGCGACGGCGAGTTACGCGTCGAGAACGATGGTGTCGGGACGTCGGTGGGCACGGTGGACGGAACGGGTGCGGCGGCGGGCACCGGGTCCGGGCTGCGTGGCCTGGGGGAGCGGCTGGCGCCGCTCGGCGCCGGGGTGCGGGCGGGGCCCTCGGGCCCGGGCCGGAACGGGTGGACGCTGGTGGCCCGGTTCCCGGCGAGCGGCCCCGTCAGCGCCTCGGCCGCCCCGGCCGCCCCGGCCCGCACGGTCACCCCCGACCCCGTCGACCCGGCCGAAACCGCTGCGCGCGCGAGGAGATCCGCATCATGA
- a CDS encoding response regulator transcription factor — protein sequence MSIRVLLADDEHLIRTALAQMLNLEADLDVVAEAATGDEAVAMAVRHQVGVAVLDLQMPGLDGITAAGEIGRLLPGCGCVIVTSHGRPGHLKRALTAGVRGFLPKTTSAVTLAEVVRTVHAGGRHVDPQLAAEAIAAGDSPLTPREADVLELAATGAPIDEIAVRASLSPGTVRNYLSSAMGKLDAANRHDACAIARRMGWI from the coding sequence ATGAGCATCCGCGTCCTGCTGGCCGACGACGAGCACCTGATCCGTACGGCCCTGGCCCAGATGCTGAACCTGGAAGCCGATCTGGACGTGGTCGCGGAGGCCGCCACGGGTGACGAGGCGGTGGCCATGGCGGTGCGGCACCAGGTCGGCGTGGCGGTGCTCGACCTCCAGATGCCCGGGCTCGACGGCATCACCGCGGCCGGGGAGATCGGCCGGCTGCTGCCCGGTTGCGGGTGCGTCATCGTGACCAGCCACGGCCGGCCCGGGCACCTGAAACGTGCTCTCACGGCCGGGGTCCGGGGGTTCCTGCCGAAGACCACCTCGGCCGTGACGCTGGCCGAGGTGGTCCGCACGGTGCACGCCGGCGGCCGTCACGTGGACCCGCAGCTGGCCGCCGAGGCGATCGCGGCCGGCGACAGCCCGCTCACCCCGCGCGAGGCCGACGTGCTCGAACTGGCCGCCACCGGTGCCCCGATCGACGAGATCGCGGTGCGGGCGTCCCTGTCCCCGGGGACCGTGCGCAACTACCTGTCCAGCGCGATGGGCAAGCTGGACGCCGCCAACCGGCACGACGCCTGCGCGATCGCCCGGCGGATGGGCTGGATCTGA
- a CDS encoding SDR family oxidoreductase yields MPRTPDLALPSLTGKRAVVTGASDGIGLGIAVGLAAAGAEVVLPVRNPVKGRAAAEAVHQRVPGARVVLRELDLSSLGSVAALGETLRGEGDPVHILVNNAGVMHPPARQATADGHELQFGTNHLGHFALVAQLLPLLRAGRARVTSQISIAAGWHGINWDDPDWERSWHRARAYSQSKIALGLFGLELERRSRAAGWGVTSNLSHPGIAPTSLLAARPEVGRGRDTVAVRLIRALSRRGILVGTPASAALPALLAATTDAGGGQFYGPSGPGRLGGAPAGQRPYAPLLRTGDGERIWRLSEELTRVRFPAA; encoded by the coding sequence GTGCCCCGCACCCCGGACCTCGCCCTGCCCTCCCTCACCGGGAAACGTGCCGTCGTCACCGGCGCGAGCGACGGCATCGGCCTCGGCATCGCCGTCGGGCTCGCCGCCGCCGGTGCGGAAGTCGTTCTGCCGGTGCGCAATCCCGTCAAGGGCCGGGCCGCGGCCGAGGCCGTGCACCAGCGGGTGCCCGGCGCCCGGGTGGTCCTGCGCGAGCTCGACCTGTCCTCCCTCGGATCGGTGGCCGCCCTCGGCGAGACCCTGCGCGGCGAGGGCGATCCCGTGCACATCCTGGTCAACAACGCCGGCGTCATGCACCCGCCGGCCCGGCAGGCCACGGCCGACGGCCACGAACTCCAGTTCGGCACCAACCATCTCGGCCACTTCGCCCTCGTCGCCCAGTTGCTGCCGCTGCTGCGGGCCGGCCGGGCCCGGGTCACCTCGCAGATCAGCATCGCGGCCGGCTGGCACGGCATCAACTGGGACGACCCGGACTGGGAACGCTCCTGGCACCGCGCCCGCGCCTACAGCCAGTCCAAGATCGCGCTCGGGCTCTTCGGCCTGGAGCTGGAGCGGCGCAGCCGGGCCGCCGGCTGGGGCGTCACCAGCAACCTGTCGCACCCGGGCATCGCCCCGACCAGCCTGCTGGCCGCCCGCCCGGAGGTCGGCCGCGGCCGGGACACCGTCGCGGTGCGGCTGATCCGCGCCCTGTCACGGCGCGGGATCCTGGTCGGGACGCCCGCCTCGGCGGCGCTGCCCGCGCTGCTCGCGGCCACCACCGACGCCGGGGGCGGTCAGTTCTACGGGCCCTCCGGCCCGGGGCGGCTGGGTGGTGCTCCCGCCGGGCAGCGGCCCTACGCCCCTCTGCTCAGAACGGGGGACGGCGAACGCATCTGGCGGCTGTCCGAGGAACTCACCCGGGTGCGTTTCCCGGCCGCGTGA
- a CDS encoding helix-turn-helix transcriptional regulator: protein MQTNNGRPGIDREGLAEFLRHRRAALQPEDVGLPRGRRRRTSGLRREEVAVLCHMSTDYFARLERGEGPRPSGQMIASIAQGLHLTLDERDHLFRLAGLEPPGRGPHSEHVSPGMLRIFDQLVDTPAEIATELGETLRQSPLAVALTGDAGSYTGPMRSRGYRWFVDPGERSHYPPQDHAFLSRMYVSGLRGVLGARGPGSRADRLAGLLLETSAEFRDLWREQEIGVRPDEVKRFSHPRVGVLEVNCQVLLDPFQAHHLMVYTATPGSESYRKLRLLAVVGS, encoded by the coding sequence GTGCAGACGAACAACGGCCGGCCCGGGATCGACCGTGAAGGGCTGGCGGAGTTCCTGCGGCACCGCCGCGCGGCCCTGCAACCGGAAGACGTCGGTCTGCCCCGGGGCCGGCGCCGGCGCACCTCCGGGCTGCGGCGCGAGGAGGTGGCCGTGCTGTGCCACATGTCCACCGACTACTTCGCCCGGCTGGAGCGCGGTGAGGGCCCGCGGCCGTCCGGGCAGATGATCGCCTCGATCGCCCAGGGCCTGCACCTGACGCTCGACGAGCGGGACCACCTGTTCCGGCTCGCCGGGCTCGAACCGCCCGGCCGGGGCCCGCACAGCGAGCACGTCAGCCCCGGCATGCTGCGGATCTTCGACCAGCTCGTCGACACCCCGGCCGAGATCGCCACCGAGCTGGGCGAGACCCTGCGGCAGAGCCCGCTGGCCGTCGCCCTGACCGGCGACGCGGGCTCGTACACCGGGCCGATGCGCAGCCGGGGGTACCGCTGGTTCGTGGATCCGGGCGAGCGGAGCCACTACCCGCCGCAGGACCACGCGTTCCTGTCCCGGATGTACGTCTCCGGCCTGCGCGGCGTGCTCGGCGCGCGGGGCCCCGGATCGCGCGCCGACCGCCTCGCCGGCCTGCTGCTGGAGACCAGCGCGGAGTTCCGCGACCTGTGGCGGGAACAGGAGATCGGGGTGCGGCCCGACGAGGTCAAGCGGTTCAGCCATCCGCGGGTGGGGGTGCTGGAGGTGAACTGCCAGGTTCTGCTGGACCCGTTCCAGGCCCACCACCTGATGGTCTACACCGCCACCCCGGGCAGCGAGAGTTACCGGAAACTGCGGCTTCTGGCGGTCGTCGGGTCCTGA
- a CDS encoding ATP-binding protein, translated as MEGGTGDDLDPDLVLSFIQAVRDRDPNGLGRFRSDEELLRRAGVTLDEGRPSVAGLLALGVHPQQFFPRYVIQAAAEPRPGDPIGVRARNQVTISGPIPRMLDEAMAWARRTFDTTIVSAADGTVLDRPDYPFVAFRELIANALVHRDLDSWSEGLSVEVRLRRDRLVVSNPGGLYGITTDRLGHEGVTSARNARLVAICQHVRTRDTGSRVIEALASGIPTVASSLALYGLPPAKFIDAAIRFTAVLSRQQQAAVPRLTPTQQMILDAVHTELTVRELQDRLGLTAPTIRKALRALMQRQLVIQNGGRGRITSYRYSGRGS; from the coding sequence GTGGAGGGCGGGACGGGCGACGACCTCGATCCCGATCTGGTGCTCTCGTTCATCCAAGCGGTTCGCGACCGCGACCCCAACGGACTCGGGCGTTTTCGATCCGACGAGGAGTTGTTGCGACGCGCGGGGGTCACCCTCGACGAGGGACGGCCGAGCGTCGCGGGCCTTCTGGCGCTCGGCGTCCATCCGCAACAGTTCTTCCCCCGGTACGTGATCCAGGCAGCTGCCGAGCCGAGGCCCGGTGACCCGATCGGCGTGCGGGCCCGCAACCAGGTCACCATCTCGGGCCCCATCCCCCGGATGCTCGACGAGGCGATGGCCTGGGCGCGCCGGACCTTCGACACCACCATCGTCAGCGCGGCCGACGGCACGGTACTGGACCGCCCCGACTACCCCTTCGTCGCCTTCCGGGAGCTGATCGCCAACGCCCTGGTCCATCGCGACCTGGACAGCTGGTCGGAAGGGCTGTCCGTGGAAGTACGCCTCCGTCGTGACCGCCTGGTGGTGAGCAACCCGGGCGGTCTCTACGGCATCACCACGGACCGGCTCGGCCACGAAGGCGTGACCTCTGCCCGTAACGCCCGCCTCGTCGCCATCTGTCAGCACGTGCGTACCCGGGACACCGGCTCCCGGGTCATCGAAGCGCTCGCCAGCGGGATCCCCACCGTCGCCTCCTCTCTGGCGCTCTACGGGCTTCCACCGGCCAAATTCATCGACGCCGCGATTCGGTTCACCGCTGTCCTGTCCCGACAGCAGCAGGCCGCCGTCCCCCGTCTCACCCCCACCCAGCAGATGATTCTCGACGCCGTCCACACCGAGCTCACCGTGCGGGAACTGCAAGATCGCCTCGGCCTGACCGCCCCGACCATCCGCAAGGCCCTGCGCGCGCTCATGCAACGTCAGCTGGTCATCCAGAACGGCGGCAGAGGACGGATCACCAGCTACCGGTACAGCGGCCGCGGCTCCTGA
- a CDS encoding SCO4225 family membrane protein has protein sequence MTSTDSERPGLAHLVAHSWPARVYLAVVVAAGIFVALSQTTHTAPDADLSGVWVIFATLPWSLPALLAIPDTGDSLGTVLFWAAVVVSALINATLIAWVTRRRS, from the coding sequence ATGACCAGCACCGACAGCGAACGCCCCGGCCTGGCCCACCTCGTCGCCCACAGCTGGCCGGCCCGCGTCTACCTGGCCGTGGTCGTTGCCGCCGGGATCTTCGTCGCACTCTCCCAGACCACCCACACCGCCCCGGACGCCGACCTGTCCGGGGTGTGGGTCATCTTCGCCACCCTTCCCTGGTCGCTCCCCGCGCTCCTGGCGATACCGGACACCGGAGACAGCCTCGGCACTGTCCTGTTCTGGGCGGCCGTCGTGGTCAGCGCGCTGATCAACGCGACGCTGATCGCCTGGGTGACCCGGCGCCGGTCCTGA
- a CDS encoding glycosyltransferase, whose translation MSLPNRRLVIVVRADPVICGHSGEARNLAEVALTRGFDDVRLLTWPMEALEAAGLPLKPVDGLLPYSPGITVERPGPVGDYRVPDGRYIAGLTGRLVELLAEPVPTVCLSMYLAPHTDVVVNAVGAARSAGLRPQVRTMAKAVGSDVTNVIRNALRDGNSGAAIALFATFLANDDLVAVSEYTRDEIVACAQEVDALAGTSFAAECRQRVVIGYPPIDTSAYLDPDPAAVDSALARRGLERDGYVLFLSRVARAKGVYDLVTAFAQTRCRDQVKLVIAGNGPALEHVRAMAREDEQIVFLTDVDDEEKPLLMNGCAAYTLPTKPEPDFVETFGIALVEKMLSGGGPVITTITGGTGEAIGDTAIVVEAGNVNALTEAMDHAVLGLSAPEREEMARRAREYAVTFDRERVFDALFTDQATGPEAVAM comes from the coding sequence ATGAGCCTTCCGAACCGCCGACTCGTCATCGTCGTCCGCGCCGACCCGGTGATCTGCGGTCACTCCGGCGAGGCGCGAAACCTGGCCGAGGTCGCCCTGACCCGCGGTTTCGACGACGTCCGCCTGCTCACCTGGCCGATGGAGGCCCTGGAGGCGGCCGGCCTGCCGCTGAAGCCGGTCGACGGGCTTCTGCCCTACAGCCCGGGCATCACCGTGGAACGGCCCGGGCCGGTGGGTGACTACCGGGTGCCCGACGGCCGCTACATCGCCGGGCTGACCGGCCGCCTGGTCGAGCTGCTGGCCGAGCCGGTGCCCACCGTCTGCCTGTCGATGTACCTGGCGCCGCACACCGACGTGGTGGTCAACGCGGTCGGCGCCGCCCGCTCGGCCGGGCTGCGCCCGCAGGTGCGCACCATGGCCAAGGCGGTCGGCTCGGACGTCACCAACGTCATCCGGAACGCCCTGCGGGACGGCAACTCCGGCGCCGCCATCGCCCTGTTCGCCACCTTCCTGGCCAACGACGACCTGGTCGCCGTGTCGGAGTACACCCGCGACGAGATCGTCGCCTGCGCGCAGGAGGTCGACGCCCTGGCGGGCACGTCGTTCGCGGCGGAGTGCCGGCAGCGGGTGGTCATCGGCTACCCGCCCATCGACACCTCGGCCTACCTCGACCCGGATCCCGCCGCGGTCGACTCCGCCCTGGCCCGCCGCGGCCTGGAACGCGACGGCTACGTCCTGTTCCTGTCCCGGGTGGCCCGGGCCAAGGGCGTCTACGACCTGGTCACCGCCTTCGCCCAGACCCGGTGCCGCGATCAGGTGAAGCTGGTGATCGCCGGCAACGGCCCGGCCCTGGAGCACGTGCGGGCGATGGCGCGGGAGGACGAGCAGATCGTCTTCCTCACCGACGTCGACGACGAGGAGAAGCCGTTGCTCATGAACGGCTGTGCCGCCTACACCCTTCCGACCAAACCGGAGCCCGACTTCGTCGAGACGTTCGGCATCGCGCTGGTGGAGAAGATGCTCTCCGGCGGCGGCCCGGTGATCACCACGATCACCGGCGGCACCGGCGAGGCGATCGGCGACACCGCGATCGTGGTCGAGGCCGGCAACGTGAACGCGCTGACCGAGGCGATGGACCACGCCGTGCTCGGCCTGTCCGCGCCCGAGCGGGAGGAGATGGCCCGCCGGGCCCGCGAGTACGCCGTGACCTTCGACCGCGAGCGGGTGTTCGACGCACTGTTCACCGATCAGGCCACCGGGCCGGAGGCCGTGGCGATGTGA
- a CDS encoding GH92 family glycosyl hydrolase: MAIPTQAQTGTRHSSLEDVDPFIGTAATGLPAPHGQAATWWWPKPQVGNTHPGATSPLGMVSACAYSGAYPTGYGLYGKNTQGVPEPIFGRLEASGFTHFQQSGTGMIRKYYNYVRLTPMIQPLDELGRSWALTDEEASPGYYAATLDTGIRCEITVGEKVAVHRYTYPASRSARAVVDLSCGGLTIDRSRTVPLRAQVEITGRGQAQGTVVVEGVPLSFHLEVDSPGWRQMLWHDRRLIDGGTRLDFDSIRHTTLRPFGLVFIGPATAGQSVEVRIGFSLRGPEQARRNLERESAAGLPSFDLVHAQTARRWASHLDRVQVEGGTPARRTVFGTALYHSLIKPCFADDESPFWPYGGPFAFDICTMWDIYKTQLPLLAAIAPDRAVDLLESLIRVCEEEGNFPIGYRMARGADRFFRQGSALAHTALADVHALGLGDLDWAWALVHMDDDLRRQYGEDYVDKGVVHPITHTLDLAFAHHCTAGIARALADEPLARELSGRSGNWVNAFEESTGLLRDSTFYEGGRWNYSFRLMHDMAARIRLAGGDAAFVAMLDSFFGRGAAPVRQPGVAPSAQEMAAGYALNRFEGLNNEPDMEAPWAYHWAGRPDRTAEVVHSALTWQFGTGPGGLPGNDDSGGLSSWYVWASLGLFPVAGQDLFLIHPPAFSRSVTQFSQGELIVECSGHVDTPISSDGLDGEPPVQYVQSATLDGKSLTGPHLPAHRLHRGGRLHLRLGPEPGSWGGSVRPPSLSDH, translated from the coding sequence ATGGCGATCCCGACCCAGGCGCAGACCGGCACCCGGCACTCCTCGCTCGAGGACGTCGACCCGTTCATCGGCACCGCGGCCACCGGCCTGCCCGCCCCGCACGGCCAGGCGGCTACCTGGTGGTGGCCGAAACCTCAGGTCGGCAACACCCATCCGGGAGCCACCTCACCGCTGGGCATGGTGTCGGCCTGCGCCTACTCCGGGGCCTACCCCACCGGGTACGGGCTGTACGGCAAGAACACCCAGGGCGTGCCCGAGCCGATCTTCGGCCGGCTGGAGGCCAGCGGCTTCACGCACTTCCAGCAGAGCGGCACCGGCATGATCCGCAAGTACTACAACTACGTGCGGCTCACCCCGATGATCCAGCCCCTCGACGAGCTGGGCCGGTCCTGGGCCCTGACCGACGAGGAGGCCAGTCCCGGCTACTACGCGGCCACCCTCGACACCGGCATCCGCTGCGAGATCACCGTCGGCGAGAAGGTGGCGGTGCACCGTTACACCTACCCGGCCAGCCGCAGCGCCCGCGCCGTGGTCGACCTGTCCTGCGGCGGCCTGACGATCGACCGCAGCCGCACCGTGCCGCTGCGCGCGCAGGTCGAGATCACCGGGCGGGGCCAGGCCCAGGGCACGGTGGTGGTCGAGGGGGTGCCGCTGTCGTTCCACCTGGAGGTGGACAGCCCGGGATGGCGCCAGATGCTCTGGCACGACCGGCGTCTCATCGACGGCGGCACCCGGCTGGACTTCGACAGCATCCGGCACACCACCCTGCGCCCGTTCGGCCTGGTCTTCATCGGCCCGGCCACCGCCGGGCAGAGCGTGGAGGTGCGGATCGGCTTCTCGCTGCGCGGCCCGGAACAGGCCCGCCGCAACCTGGAACGCGAGTCCGCCGCCGGGCTGCCCTCGTTCGACCTGGTGCACGCGCAGACCGCCCGGCGCTGGGCCTCCCACCTGGACCGGGTGCAGGTGGAGGGCGGAACCCCGGCCCGGCGCACGGTGTTCGGTACCGCGCTCTACCACTCCCTGATCAAGCCCTGCTTCGCCGACGACGAGAGCCCGTTCTGGCCCTACGGCGGCCCGTTCGCGTTCGACATCTGCACGATGTGGGACATCTACAAGACCCAGCTGCCGCTGCTGGCGGCGATCGCCCCGGACCGGGCGGTGGACCTGCTGGAGTCACTGATCCGGGTGTGCGAGGAGGAGGGCAACTTCCCGATCGGCTACCGGATGGCGCGCGGCGCCGACCGGTTCTTCCGGCAGGGGTCGGCGCTGGCGCACACCGCGCTGGCCGACGTGCACGCCCTCGGCCTCGGTGACCTGGACTGGGCCTGGGCACTCGTGCACATGGACGACGACCTGCGCCGCCAGTACGGCGAGGACTACGTGGACAAGGGCGTGGTGCACCCGATCACGCACACCCTCGACCTGGCCTTCGCCCACCACTGCACCGCCGGCATCGCCCGGGCCCTGGCCGACGAGCCGCTCGCCCGGGAGCTGTCCGGGCGCAGCGGCAACTGGGTCAACGCGTTCGAGGAAAGCACCGGCCTGCTGCGCGATTCCACGTTCTACGAGGGCGGCCGGTGGAACTACTCGTTCCGGCTGATGCACGACATGGCGGCCCGGATCCGCCTGGCCGGTGGCGACGCCGCGTTCGTCGCCATGCTGGACTCCTTCTTCGGCCGGGGAGCCGCACCGGTGAGACAGCCCGGTGTGGCCCCCTCGGCGCAGGAGATGGCCGCCGGCTACGCCCTGAACCGGTTCGAGGGCCTGAACAACGAGCCCGACATGGAGGCGCCCTGGGCCTACCACTGGGCGGGCCGGCCCGACCGCACCGCCGAGGTCGTGCACTCGGCCCTGACCTGGCAGTTCGGCACCGGCCCGGGTGGGCTGCCGGGCAACGACGACTCCGGCGGCCTGAGCTCCTGGTACGTGTGGGCCTCGCTCGGGCTGTTCCCGGTGGCCGGACAGGATCTGTTCCTCATCCATCCACCCGCTTTTTCCCGCAGCGTCACACAATTCAGCCAGGGCGAGCTCATCGTCGAGTGCAGCGGCCACGTCGATACCCCCATCAGCAGCGACGGTCTCGACGGCGAGCCGCCGGTGCAGTACGTTCAGTCGGCCACCCTCGACGGGAAATCCCTGACCGGGCCGCATCTCCCGGCTCACCGTCTCCATCGCGGCGGCCGTCTCCACCTCCGGCTCGGCCCCGAGCCGGGTTCCTGGGGCGGCTCCGTCCGGCCGCCCTCGCTGTCCGACCACTGA